The Rhodothermales bacterium genomic sequence TCCTGAACCTCAAGGGTGTCCGATTCCGTGCCAATGACGGAGCGGATGGCAACATCCACTTCATCGTCAAGGGTCCCGGAGCCTGGACCGCCAAGAACATCGGTGACGCCACCTCGGACTTCGAAGTCCTGAACCCTGATCATCACATTGCGACGCTGGACAAAGGGTCCAGCTTTGCGGTCGAGTTGAGGATGGATCGTGGCCGTGGCTATGTTCCGGCCGAGGAGAACAAGCGTGCCGACGATCCCATTGGCGTTGTTGCCATGGACGCCATCTTTACGCCCATCAAGAATGTCCGCTACACCGTCAACCCGACGCGTGTTGGCGAAAAGATTGACTATGAGTCGTTGACCATCGAGGTCAACACGGACGGATCGGTCATGCCCGAGGATGCGCTTGCCCAGGCAGCGTCCATTCTCCGTGACCATGTCAATCTGTTCATCAAGATGGACAGCGAGCCGCAACCGACTGAAGAAGAGAAGGAAGTCGATGCCGAAGTGCAGCGCATCCGCGAGCTGTTGAATCAGTCGGTCGACGAATTGGACCTTTCCGTCCGCGCCCACAACTGCCTCAAGGCGGCCAACATCAAGACGATTGGTGACCTGGTCCGCCGGGAAGAGTCGGAAATGCTCAAGTTCCGGAATTTCGGTCGCAAGTCCCTGCAGGAACTCATGCAGGTGATTGAAGAGCGGAATCTGGAGTTCGGAATGGACGTCGACAAGTACCTCGAAGAAATTAAAAGCTGATTCCGATGAGACATCAACACAAAGGATTCAAGCTTGGGCGTACCAGTTCCCACCGGAAGGCGACGTTGTCCGCACTCTCCACGGCCCTGATCCGTCACAAGCGTATTGAAACGACCATCACCAAGGCCAAGGCCTTGCGCATGTTTGTCGAGCCCATCATCAACCGGGCGAAGGCCGATACGACGCACAATCGTCGCGAGGTATTCCGCGCACTCCAGGACAAGCATGCCGTGACCGAATTGTTCACGGACATCGCAGGTCGGATTTCCGACCGTCCCGGCGGATATACGCGGATCATCAAGTTGGGGCAGCGTGCCGGTGACTCCGCTGAAATGGCGGTCATCGAGCTCGTGGACTACAACGATGTACGTCCGGATGGCGCCGCAGGTGGCTCGAAGAAGAAGACCCGTCGCGGCGGCAGTGGCGGAGGACGGCGCCGGAAGGGTGGTGACGCCCAGGCAGCCGCACCTGCGGCCGTTGCTGATGCCGACGTGACAGAAGCGCCGGAGGCCGTAGCTGAGGAGCCGGAAGTCGCAGAAGCCGACGTCATCGAGGCCGAGGTCGTGGCAGAAGAGCCCAAAGCTGCAGAAGCCGAGGCAGAACCGGAAGCAGAAGCTGCCGCGGAAGAGCCGGAAGCAGAAGCTGCCGTGGAAGAGCCGGAAGCCGACGAATCGACGGACGAAGAGAAGAAGGGTTAAACCGCCCTGTTCCGTCCATCGGAAAGCCTTGAAAGGGGCGGCTCCCACCGGGAGCCGCCCCTTTTTCTTGCGGGTGGACAGGCCCGAGCGTTCATGGTTTGCATGCACAATCGGGTGTTCGGGCCAGGAACTGCCTTTTGGCATGGGGTATAAGGCGTATGATTGAGACTTCCGCCATTCTCAAAGGAAACGGGCTGCACATCGAGGAGCCGTTTGTCGAGGCACTGGACGAACTGGTTGCCTTGTGTCATCGCCATCTGCCGAGCGTCGATGAGGATCTCATCAGACGGGCATTCCGGCTCAGCTATTGGGCAC encodes the following:
- a CDS encoding DNA-directed RNA polymerase subunit alpha, translated to MSTYSIQMPDGVDLEETTETFGRFTIQPLERGFGVTIGNALRRVLLSSLQGIAITAVKIDGVQHEFSTIEGVSEDVADIILNLKGVRFRANDGADGNIHFIVKGPGAWTAKNIGDATSDFEVLNPDHHIATLDKGSSFAVELRMDRGRGYVPAEENKRADDPIGVVAMDAIFTPIKNVRYTVNPTRVGEKIDYESLTIEVNTDGSVMPEDALAQAASILRDHVNLFIKMDSEPQPTEEEKEVDAEVQRIRELLNQSVDELDLSVRAHNCLKAANIKTIGDLVRREESEMLKFRNFGRKSLQELMQVIEERNLEFGMDVDKYLEEIKS
- the rplQ gene encoding 50S ribosomal protein L17, with product MRHQHKGFKLGRTSSHRKATLSALSTALIRHKRIETTITKAKALRMFVEPIINRAKADTTHNRREVFRALQDKHAVTELFTDIAGRISDRPGGYTRIIKLGQRAGDSAEMAVIELVDYNDVRPDGAAGGSKKKTRRGGSGGGRRRKGGDAQAAAPAAVADADVTEAPEAVAEEPEVAEADVIEAEVVAEEPKAAEAEAEPEAEAAAEEPEAEAAVEEPEADESTDEEKKG